A stretch of Schistocerca nitens isolate TAMUIC-IGC-003100 chromosome 6, iqSchNite1.1, whole genome shotgun sequence DNA encodes these proteins:
- the LOC126263499 gene encoding uncharacterized protein LOC126263499 — MGKTHIWEKRIYGKNAYMGKTHMWEKRICGKNEYMGKTHIWEKRIYGKNAYMGKTHIWEKRIYGINAYMGKTQIWEKRKYGKNANMGKTQIWEKRKYGKTANMGKTQIWEKRIYGKNANTEKTQIRKKRKYGKNANTGKTQIREKRKYGKNANTGKTQIREERKYGKNANTGRTQIREERKYGKNANTGKTQIREKRKYGKNANTGKTQIWEKRKYGKNANMGKTQM; from the coding sequence atgggaaaaacgcatatatgggaaaaacgcatatatgggaaaaacgcatatatgggaaaaacgcatatgtgggaaaaacgcatatgtgggaaaaacgaatatatgggaaaaacgcatatatgggaaaaacgcatatatgggaaaaacgcatatatgggaaaaacgcatatatgggaaaaacgcatatatgggataaacgcatatatgggaaaaacgcaaatatgggaaaaacgcaaatatgggaaaaacgcaaatatgggaaaaacgcaaatatgggaaaaacgcaaatatgggaaaaccgcaaatatgggaaaaacgcaaatatgggaaaaacgcatatatgggaaaaacgcaaatacggaaaaaacgcaaatacggaaaaaacgcaaatacggaaaaaacgcaaatacgggaaaaacacaaatacgggaaaaacgcaaatacgggaaaaacgcaaatacgggaaaaacgcaaatacgggaagaacgcaaatacgggaagaacgcaaatacgggaagaacgcaaatacgggaagaacgcaaatacgggaagaacgcaaatacgggaaaaacgcaaatacgggaaaaacgcaaatacgggaaaaacgcaaatacgggaaaaacgcaaatatgggaaaaacgcaaatacgggaaaaacgcaaatatgggaaaaacgcaaatgtag
- the LOC126263500 gene encoding uncharacterized protein LOC126263500, translated as MGKTHIWEKRIYGKNAYMGKTHIWEKRTYGKNAHMGKTHIWEKRTYGKNAHMGKTHIWEKRTYGKSAHMGKAHIWKKRTYGKSAHMGKAHIWEKRTYGKICSIKSTLNTLQKQIWEKRKYGKNANMGKTQIWEKRKYGKNANIGKTQIWEKRKYGKNANMGKTQIWEKRKYGKNANMAKTQIWQKRKYGKNANMGKTQIWEKRKCSEREICGTN; from the exons atgggaaaaacgcatatttgggaaaaacgcatatatgggaaaaacgcatatatgggaaaaacgcacatatgggaaaaacgcacatatgggaaaaacgcacatatgggaaaaacgcacatatgggaaaaacgcacatatgggaaaaacgcacatatgggaaaaacgcatatatgggaaaagcgcacatatgggaaaagcgcacatatgggaaaagcgcacatatggaaaaagcgcacatatgggaaaagcgcacatatgggaaaagcgcacatatgggaaaagcgcacatatgggaaaa tctgtagcatcaagagTACACTAAATacgcttcaaaagcaaatatgggaaaaacgcaaatatgggaaaaacgcaaatatgggaaaaacgcaaatatgggaaaaacgcaaatatgggaaaaacgcaaatattggaaaaacgcaaatatgggaaaaacgcaaatatgggaaaaacgcaaatatgggaaaaacgcaaatatgggaaaaacgcaaatatgggaaaaacgcaaatatggcaaaaacgcaaatatggcaaaaacgcaaatatgggaaaaacgcaaatatgggaaaaacgcaaatatgggaaaaacgcaaatgtagcgaaagggaaatttgtggcacaaattga
- the LOC126263501 gene encoding uncharacterized protein LOC126263501 has translation MGKTQIREKRKYGKNANTGKTQIREKRKYGKNANTGKTQIWEKSKYGKNANMGKTQIREKRKYRKNANKGKTQIWEKRKYGKNADTGKTQIREERKYGKNANTGKTQIREKRKYGKNANTGKTQIREKRNYGKNANMGKTQIWEKRKYGKNANMGKTLIWEKRKYGKNANVAKGKFVAQIEKNANTGKTQIREKRKNGKNAKTGKTQIREKRKYGKNANTGKTQIWEKRKYGKNANRGKTQIWEKRKYRKNANMGKTQM, from the exons atgggaaaaacgcaaatacgggaaaaacgcaaatacgggaaaaacgcaaatacgggaaaaacgcaaatacgggaaaaacgcaaatacgggaaaaacgcaaatacgggaaaaacgcaaatatgggaaaaaagcaaatatgggaaaaacgcaaatatgggaaaaacgcaaatacgggaaaaacgcaaatacaggaaaaacgcaaataagggaaaaacgcaaatatgggaaaaacgcaaatacgggaaaaacgcagatacgggaaaaacgcagatacgggaagaacgcaaatacgggaagaacgcaaatacgggaaaaacgcaaatacgggaaaaacgcaaatatgggaaaaacgcaaatacgggaaaaacgcaaatacgggaaaaacgcaattacgggaaaaacgcaaatatgggaaaaacgcaaatatgggaaaaacgcaaatatgggaaaaacgcaaatatgggaaaaacgctaatatgggaaaaacgcaaatatgggaaaaacgcaaatgtagcgaaagggaaatttgtggcacaaattga gaaaaacgcaaatacgggaaaaacgcaaatacgggaaaaacgcaaaaacgggaaaaacgcaaaaacgggaaaaacgcaaatacgggaaaaacgcaaatacgggaaaaacgcaaatacgggaaaaacgcaaatatgggaaaaacgcaaatatgggaaaaacgcaaataggggaaaaacgcaaatatgggaaaaacgcaaatatcggaaaaacgcaaatatgggaaaaacgcaaatgtag